One part of the Mya arenaria isolate MELC-2E11 chromosome 3, ASM2691426v1 genome encodes these proteins:
- the LOC128226966 gene encoding E3 ubiquitin-protein ligase RNF130-like isoform X2 — MDHCTNMCKFCYNRGRDSMINLHFVLILFSLFICTSLVNCEHSEEHEIRSSKITIEYIDNSVSGPKVIYEDGRYFVNKGYPSPEIEVKGQLVYVETDEGKGEERHEGCGPLDPNIIPSQSWIALVVRGNCTFNEKVYYSAKFSNATAVIIYMKSDTIEDLALTTVSSKNSHDVHDVVAIYVGLTLGNRLQELLLKYGKVNVTLTPEAKDPKESQNPSQLSNTSVLFVSISFIVLIIISLAWLVFYYIQRCRYTNAKERLSRRLANAAKKAIAKIPQRSVKIGDKELDSDADQCAVCIEPYKVCDVIRVLPCKHVFHKSCVDPWLLDQRSCPMCKMDILRAFGMHLNDSQESVPQDVESGLMSSTPAADDMEPLSQGDEEGAVGGVKIVLYQHPVRYDCEPGVSSRYIASEFSSDSGSQSSPVAQCHVECTSQVIVEKTNDSDTHLSICDPVGTLQRSGSDDSLNLSEDDFDTQESHSLITGLPPSKTQTVSGNSSDGGSV, encoded by the exons ATGGATCATTGTacaaatatgtgtaaattttGCTACAATCGAGGACGTGATAGTATGATTAAcctacattttgttttgatattgttttcattatttatttgcaCAAGTCTAGTTAACTGTGAGCATAGTGAAGAACATGAAATTAGATCATCAAAGATCACTATAGAATATATTGATAATTCTGTTAGTGGGCCAAAGGTGATCTATGAAGATGGGAGATACTTTGTTAATAAGGGATACCCATCTCCAGAAATAGAGGTCAAAGGGCAATTAGTTTATGTGGAAACAGATGAAGGAAAAGGGGAAGAGCGTCATGAAGGGTGCGGGCCTCTGGATCCAAATATTATTCCAAGCCAATCATGGATAGCACTTGTAGTGCGAGGAAATTGTACATTTAAtgaaaaggtttattattcagCTAAATTCTCAAACGCAACAGCTGTTATAATCTATATGAAGAGTGATACTATTGAAGATTTGGCACTTACTACAGTTAGCTCCAAAAATAGTCATGACG TTCATGATGTTGTTGCCATATACGTTGGCCTCACATTGGGTAACAGGCTTCAAGAACTCCTCCTGAAATATGGGAaagtcaatgtgaccttgactcCTGAGGCAAAGGACCCTAAAGAGAGCCAGAATCCAAGCCAGCTCAGCAACACCTCGGTCCTGTTTGTGTCGATATCGTTTATTGTTCTCATCATTATCTCCCTTGCCTGGCTCGTTTTCTACTACATTCAGAGGTGCAGATACACTAATGCTAAGGAACGACTAAGT AGGAGGCTTGCAAACGCAGCCAAGAAGGCAATTGCCAAGATCCCTCAGCGTTCTGTGAAGATAGGAGACAAG GAGCTTGATTCAGATGCTGACCAGTGTGCTGTGTGCATAGAACCATACAAAGTTTGCGATGTCATCCGAGTCCTGCCCTGCAA GCACGTGTTTCACAAGTCTTGTGTGGATCCTTGGCTCTTGGACCAACGTAGCTGCCCTATGTGTAAGATGGACATCCTGCGAGCATTCGGCATGCAT TTGAATGACAGTCAGGAGAGCGTGCCGCAGGATGTAGAAAGTGGCCTTATGAGTTCCACGCCTGCAGCAGACGACATGGAGCCCCTGTCACAGGGGGATGAGGAAGGCGCCGTCGGGGGCGTCAAGATTGTCCTGTACCAGCACCCAGTCCGCTATGACTGTGAGCCCGGGGTCAGCAGTCGTTATATTGCCTCCGAGTTTAGTAGTGACAGTGGGAGCCAATCTAGTCCAGTCGCTCAGTGTCATGTTGAGTGCACGAGTCAGGTGATCGTGGAGAAAACTAATGACTCTGATACCCACTTGTCAATATGTGATCCAGTTGGCACGCTTCAGAGGTCAGGTAGTGATGATAGTTTGAACTTGTCAGAAGATGATTTTGATACCCAGGAGAGTCACTCGTTGATAACTGGTCTACCGCCGTCAAAGACACAGACAGTTTCTGGAAACAGTAGTGATGGTGGGTCTGTGTAA